One Gossypium hirsutum isolate 1008001.06 chromosome A11, Gossypium_hirsutum_v2.1, whole genome shotgun sequence genomic window carries:
- the LOC107957291 gene encoding protein LAZ1-like isoform X2 — protein MKITDYLLGYSPPIWATFVAGVLSIITISLSLFLIFEHLSSYKNPEEQKFLIGVVLMVPCYSVESETSSKPVCRPTSKLNQRSSNILFILFICNYSC, from the exons ATGAAGATTACAGATTATCTATTGGGCTATTCGCCTCCTATTTGGGCAACTTTTGTTGCTGGAGTTTTATCAATCATAACAATTTCCCTTTCATTGTTTCTTATTTTCGAGCACCTTTCTTCATACAAGAATCCTGAG GAGCAAAAGTTCTTGATCGGAGTTGTTCTTATGGTTCCTTGCTATTCTGTAGAATCG gAAACCAGCAGCAAACCAGTATGCAGACCAACATCCAAGCTGAACCAGAGAAGCAGcaacattttgtttattttgttcatttgtaactatagttgttga
- the LOC107957291 gene encoding protein LAZ1-like isoform X1, with protein MKITDYLLGYSPPIWATFVAGVLSIITISLSLFLIFEHLSSYKNPEEQKFLIGVVLMVPCYSVESFVSLVHPSVSVDCSILHDCYESFAVALEDTLLLA; from the exons ATGAAGATTACAGATTATCTATTGGGCTATTCGCCTCCTATTTGGGCAACTTTTGTTGCTGGAGTTTTATCAATCATAACAATTTCCCTTTCATTGTTTCTTATTTTCGAGCACCTTTCTTCATACAAGAATCCTGAG GAGCAAAAGTTCTTGATCGGAGTTGTTCTTATGGTTCCTTGCTATTCTGTAGAATCG TTTGTATCATTGGTGCATCCATCAGTTAGTGTTGATTGTTCGATACTACATGATTGCTATGAATCATTTGCAGTTGCTTTGGAAGATACCTTGTTGCTTGCTTGA
- the LOC107957289 gene encoding polygalacturonate 4-alpha-galacturonosyltransferase translates to MALKRGLLSVRVLSNRSSGSRLPIAILVFFSVLAPLVFFVGRGLYISDQNSIQSDFSKQNVDWRERLALQSIKNLFTKEVVDFVTTSTADLGPLNLDSFRKGNLSASWKVVGVETSVQDNAISKSNQKATDLKQETSQDKEGKFLDDDHSHDTPAKILRRQLRDNRREKWATELVRQDEKVTVKLENAAIERSKAVDSAVLGKYNLWRRENENVNSDSTVRLMRDQIIMAKVYVSIAKSKNKLDLQKELQIRLKEIQQALGESTADSGLPHSASEKIKEMGKVLSKAREQLFDCKLVTGKLRAMLQTSEEQVRRLKKQSMFLSQLAAKTIPYSIHCLSLRLTIQYYLLPQEKRKFPRSENLENPNLYHYALFSDNVLAASVVVNSTTMNAKDPSKHVFHLVTNKLNFGAMNMWFLLNPPGKATIHVENVDEFKWLNSSYSPVLRQLETASMKEYYFKADHPTVSGSSNMKYRNPKYLSMLNHLRFYLPQVYPNLDKILFLDDDIVVQKDLTGLWSVDLHGKVNGAVETCGQSFHRFDKYLNFSNHHISQNFDPNACGWAYGMNMFDLKVWKKKDITGIYHKWQNMNEDRALWKLGTLPPGLITFYGLTHPLEKSWHVLGLGYNPSVDKKEIEHAAVIHYNGNMKPWLDLAMTKYRPYWTKYVKYDHHYLRSCNLSE, encoded by the exons ATGGCGTTGAAGCGGGGACTATTAAGTGTGCGTGTACTAAGCAACAGAAGTTCTGGATCTCGATTGCCTATTGCCATTCTTGTTTTCTTCTCAGTTCTCGCCCCACTTGTTTTCTTTGTCGGTCGAGGGCTTTATATTTCTG ATCAAAATAGTATTCAAAGTGATTTTAGCAAACAG AATGTTGATTGGAGAGAAAGGTTGGCTCTGCAatctatcaaaaaccttttcaCTAAGGAG GTTGTTGATTTTGTAACTACAAGCACGGCTGATTTGGGGCCACTAAATCTTGATTCTTTTAGAAAAGGCAATTTGTCTGCGTCATGGAAAGTTGTTGGGGTAGAGACTTCGGTTCAGGATAATGCTATTTCAAAG TCAAACCAAAAGGCTACAGATTTGAAACAAGAAACATCTCAGGATAAAGAGGGAAAGTTTCTAGATG ATGATCATTCACATGATACACCTGCTAAAATACTTCGAAGG CAACTTAGAGATAATAGACGTGAGAAGTGGGCCACTGAATTGGTGAGACAAGATGAGAAAGTTACCGTGAAACTTGAAAATGCTGCCATTGAACGATCCAAAGCTGTAGACTCTGCTGTTTTGGGCAAATACAATCTATGGAGGAGAGAAAATGAGAATGTTAACTCTGATTCCACAGTGCGCTTGATGAGGGATCAAATTATAATGGCAAAGGTTTATGTCAGTATAGCTAAGTCAAAAAATAAGCTTGACTTGCAAAAAGAATTGCAAATTAGGCTGAAAGAGATTCAGCAGGCCTTAGGAGAGTCAACGGCTGATTCCGGTCTACCTCACAG TGCATCTgagaaaattaaagaaatgggTAAAGTTCTATCCAAAGCAAGAGAACAATTGTTTGATTGCAAGTTGGTTACTGgaaagctgagagcaatgcttcagACATCGGAAGAACAAGTTAGGAGATTGAAAAAACAGAGCATGTTCCTGAGTCAATTAGCTGCTAAAACAATTCCCTATTCAATCCATTGCTTGTCATTGCGTTTGACCATACAATACTACCTCCTTCCCCAAGAGAAGAGAAAGTTCCCTAGAAGTGAGAATTTGGAAAATCCAAATCTCTACCATTATGCCCTCTTCTCTGATAATGTCTTGGCTGCATCAGTTGTTGTCAACTCAACCACCATGAATGCCAAG GATCCTTCAAAACATGTTTTTCATCTCGTTACCAATAAACTTAATTTTGGAGCAATGAACATGTGGTTTCTGTTGAATCCCCCTGGAAAAGCCACCATTCATGTTGAAAATGTTGATGAATTCAAGTGGCTTAATTCATCCTATTCCCCTGTCCTACGTCAACTTGAGACTGCTTCGATGAAGGAGTATTATTTCAAGGCGGATCATCCAACTGTATCTGGATCTTCAAACATGAAGTATCGAAACCCGAAGTATCTCTCAATGCTTAATCACTTGCGGTTCTATCTTCCACAGGTCTACCCCAACTTAGATAAGATACTGTTTCTTGATGATGACATTGTTGTCCAGAAAGACTTGACTGGATTATGGTCTGTGGATCTGCATGGAAAAGTGAATGGTGCTGTAGAAACTTGTGGTCAAAGCTTTCATCGTTTTGACAAGTATCTTAACTTCTCAAATCACCATATTTCACAAAACTTTGATCCTAATGCTTGTGGATGGGCGTATGGAATGAATATGTTTGATCTCAAGGTGTGGAAAAAGAAGGATATCACTGGCATATACCACAAGTGGCAAAATATG AATGAAGATAGGGCATTGTGGAAGCTTGGGACACTTCCCCCGGGGTTGATCACATTCTATGGTCTAACACATCCACTTGAGAAGTCATGGCATGTACTTGGTCTGGGCTACAATCCAAGTGTAGACAAGAAAGAAATCGAACATGCAGCAGTTATCCACTACAATGGCAACATGAAACCATGGCTGGACTTGGCTATGACAAAATATAGACCATATTGGACCAAGTATGTCAAGTATGATCATCACTACCTTCGCAGTTGCAACCTTAGTGAATGA
- the LOC107957286 gene encoding histone deacetylase complex subunit SAP18 isoform X1 codes for MSAAVLSFSIIEARTSKPKLRLQTSVGENMAGAAEPQKRQSGRPFPPSARGPPPPPRPRFEPVDREKTCPLLLRVFTKPQIGGHHSKEDFAVRGKEPKDEVQIYTWKDATLRELTDLVKEVAPAARRRDARLSFAFVYPDKNGRFVVREVGKTFSYGNVRRLDDSKTLGELSFEIGDYLDVAIMSAELSSVR; via the exons ATGAGCGCGGCTGTGCTAAGCTTTTCCATAATTGAAGCAAGAACCAGCAAGCCCAAACTGCGATTACAAACTTCTGTGGGGGAAAACATGGCGGGAGCAGCTGAACCACAAAAACGCCAGAGCGGGAGACCGTTCCCACCATCGGCGAGAGGTCCGCCTCCTCCTCCTCGCCCTCGCTTTGAACCTGTTGATCGCGAAAAG ACTTGTCCTCTATTGCTTCGCGTTTTCACTAAG CCACAGATTGGTGGTCATCATTCTAAAGAAGATTTTGCAGTGAGAGGCAAGGAACCCAAGGATGAGGTTCAGATTTATACATGGAAGGATGCTACGCTTCGTGAGTTGACTGATCTG GTGAAAGAGGTAGCTCCAGCAGCAAGGAGAAGAGATGCAAGGCTGTCCTTTGCATTTGTATATCCTGACAAGAATGGACGTTTTGTGGTGAGAgag GTGGGAAAGACCTTTTCTTACGGTAATGTGAGGAGATTAGATGACAGCAAAACCTTGGGTGAACTTAGCTTTGAG ATTGGAGATTACTTGGATGTGGCTATTATGTCAGCAGAGCTTTCTTCTGTCCGATAA
- the LOC107957286 gene encoding histone deacetylase complex subunit SAP18 isoform X2 gives MSAAVLSFSIIEARTSKPKLRLQTSVGENMAGAAEPQKRQSGRPFPPSARGPPPPPRPRFEPVDREKTCPLLLRVFTKIGGHHSKEDFAVRGKEPKDEVQIYTWKDATLRELTDLVKEVAPAARRRDARLSFAFVYPDKNGRFVVREVGKTFSYGNVRRLDDSKTLGELSFEIGDYLDVAIMSAELSSVR, from the exons ATGAGCGCGGCTGTGCTAAGCTTTTCCATAATTGAAGCAAGAACCAGCAAGCCCAAACTGCGATTACAAACTTCTGTGGGGGAAAACATGGCGGGAGCAGCTGAACCACAAAAACGCCAGAGCGGGAGACCGTTCCCACCATCGGCGAGAGGTCCGCCTCCTCCTCCTCGCCCTCGCTTTGAACCTGTTGATCGCGAAAAG ACTTGTCCTCTATTGCTTCGCGTTTTCACTAAG ATTGGTGGTCATCATTCTAAAGAAGATTTTGCAGTGAGAGGCAAGGAACCCAAGGATGAGGTTCAGATTTATACATGGAAGGATGCTACGCTTCGTGAGTTGACTGATCTG GTGAAAGAGGTAGCTCCAGCAGCAAGGAGAAGAGATGCAAGGCTGTCCTTTGCATTTGTATATCCTGACAAGAATGGACGTTTTGTGGTGAGAgag GTGGGAAAGACCTTTTCTTACGGTAATGTGAGGAGATTAGATGACAGCAAAACCTTGGGTGAACTTAGCTTTGAG ATTGGAGATTACTTGGATGTGGCTATTATGTCAGCAGAGCTTTCTTCTGTCCGATAA
- the LOC107957285 gene encoding agamous-like MADS-box protein AGL6 produces the protein MGRGRVELKRIENKINRQVTFSKRRNGLLKKAYELSVLCDAEVALIIFSSRGKLYEFGSSGMSKTLERYQRCCFTPQDNSLERETQNWYQEVTKLKAKYEALQRTQRHLLGEDLGPLNVKELQNLEKQLEGALALARQRKTQIMIEQMEDLRKKERELGDLNKQLKIKLEAEGQNLKTIQGLWSSGAAAETSNFPLHPSHPHPMDCDHEPVLQIGYHHFVQAEGSSVPKSMAGETNFIHGWVI, from the exons atgggGAGAGGAAGAGTGGAGCTGAAGAGGATAGAAAACAAGATCAACAGACAAGTGACCTTCTCTAAGAGAAGAAATGGTTTGCTTAAGAAAGCTTATGAGCTTTCTGTTCTTTGTGATGCTGAGGTTGCTCTTATCATCTTCTCTAGTCGTGGCAAGCTCTACGAGTTTGGCAGTTCAGG TATGAGCAAGACCCTTGAGCGATACCAGCGTTGCTGCTTTACTCCTCAAGACAACAGCCTTGAACGCGAAACACAG AATTGGTACCAAGAGGTAACCAAGTTAAAGGCAAAATATGAAGCACTGCAACGCACTCAAAG GCATTTGCTTGGAGAAGATCTTGGACCATTGAATGTTAAGGAGCTGCAAAACCTTGAGAAACAGCTTGAAGGAGCTCTTGCACTGGCTAGACAAAGGAAG ACACAGATCATGATAGAACAAATGGAAGACCTCCGTAAAAAG GAGCGTGAGCTTGGAGACCTTAACAAACAGCTGAAAATCAAG CTAGAGGCAGAAGGACAAAACCTCAAAACAATCCAAGGTTTATGGAGTAGTGGTGCAGCAGCTGAAACTAGCAACTTTCCTCTGCATCCTTCTCACCCACATCCTATGGATTGTGATCATGAACCTGTTCTGCAAATAGG GTACCATCACTTTGTTCAGGCTGAAGGATCTTCAGTCCCAAAAAGCATGGCCGGTGAGACCAACTTCATCCACGGATGGGTCATTTGA